The following DNA comes from Oceanivirga salmonicida.
TGTACTAACACTATCAGGCATTCCTATTTTATCAGCAATAACTGCTAACTTATAATTTGTATTATTAATACTAGTACCATATGCTAATATTTTTTTATCAGATATTTTATATTTTTCTAATACTTCTAATAATTCATCTACTTGTGTATCAGTAACTTTTATTTTATCTAAATCAAGTACTATATTTTTAATTTTGTCATCTTGTCTTATATTTTCTAATTTTAATATGACATCTAAAAATGATGTCCCCTTATTTTCAAAAAGTATATTATCTTTATATTTATTGTCACTTATATTTTTCATTCTAAAAACTACTGTATCATAATTAGTAATAATATTAATTTCTGGTGATGTCAATAATGCACTAAAGAACATTATTATAATAAAGAATACAAATATCATTGTATACAATATTTTTAAATTAAACTTTATAAATCTCCCTAATAATCTTAAAATTTTCATTTTATTTTGCCTCCTCCTATTAATTCTTCGTTATAATAAAACACTATATGTTGACCACTAGCATTTTGAGCATTTTTATTATTATATTTAAAATATATATTATTATTTTTTATAATTAATTTACCATATAAACCCTTTGAAGATGACCTTGGTCTAGCAAACATTTCTTTCCCTATAAGTTCATCAATATTTTTATGAAAAATATAGTTTTCAAATTCCACTTCATCTTCCATTAAATCTTCATATTTTCCTAAAATTATCTCATTTTTATCAACTAATATTTTAGTTATAAACACTGGATATGGCAATTTTAAATCAAGACCTCTTCTTTGTCCTATGGTATACAATGCATAACCTTTATGTTTCCCTAATATATTTCCATTTTCATCAACAAAATTTCCTTCTTGTAAATCTAAATTTTCAACCAAATATTTTTCGTAACCATCAGGTGCAAAACATATTCCCTGACTATCTTTTTTATCATGTGTTATTATGCCATTTTCTTTTGCAATTTGTCTAACATTTTCTTTTGGCATATCTGCTAATGGAAAAAGCATCATATCAAGTGTATCTTTACTTAATCTATAAAGCATATATGTTTGGTCTTTACTATTATTTGTATAAATTAAATAGCCATTAGAACTTTTTCTTGCATAATGACCTGTTGCTACATAATCAAAACCAAGATTTTTTGCCATATCTATTAAAGTTTTAATTTTTACTTTTTCATTACATATTACACAAGGATTTGGTGTTACTCCACTTTTATATTCTTTTAAAAATTCTTTTATTACTTCTTTCATAAACTCTTTTTCAGTATTTATTACATAATGTGGTATACCTAAATTGTATGAAACAATTTTCGCATCATTTATATCATCTAATGAACAACATGTCTTATTTTTTGAATTACTGAGTTCATCAGATAAATGTTTTATACTAACACCTACTACTTCATAACCTTCATTTTTCAAAAGAAGTGCAGCAACTGAACTGTCAATACCACCACTCATTCCTACTATTACTTTTTTTCTCATTAAATTCCTTTAAATATTATATAAACAATAATGCTAATGGTGCTATAATAATTACTACTATACCAGTTAAAACAATTGATAAGCCTCCCATTGCACCTGCTGTATGACTAATTTCTATGGCTCTAGAAGTTCCTATTGCATGTGATGAAGCTCCTAAACTAACTCCCATCGCTATATCATCTTCTATTTTAAATATTTTAAATAAAGTTGGTGCTATAACTGAACCACTAATTCCTGTAATTATTACTAATACTACAGTTATTGGAATTATTCCATTTAAACTTTCACTAACTCCAACAGCAATGGCAGTTGTTATTGATTTTGGTAAAAATGAAATTATTATTTTTTTATCATAATCAAATAATTTAGTAAATAAAATTATTAATACTATATTTAAACTATTACCTACTATTATACCAGTTAATATTGAAATATAGTGTTTTTTTAATAAATGAAAATTCTTGTAAAGTGGTATAGCAAGTGCTACTGTCGCTGGTCCTATAAGTGATGTTAAAATATCTCCACCCATACTATATGAATTATAATCTATTTTTAATACTTTTAATATCAGTATTATAATAATTATCGTTAATAATAAGGGATTAATTAAAGAAATATTTGTTCTTTTTACTATCTTAGTTGATAATTTAAATATAAAAAGTGTAAGAAGTATACCAAAAAATGGATTCATAACTACATTATTCATTGATATCACCTTCAAATTTATCTTTTACAAATTTTACTATTTTTGCAATAACTACTATTGAAATAGAAGTCGTTAGTATTGCTATAGTAAAAAATGTTAACCATATTGGTTTTATTAATTCAAATTTTGTCATTATACCTACCCCTGCTGCTACAAATAAAATAGGCAAATTATTTATAAAAAAATTCCCTACTAATTCTATTTTTTCTAATTTAATAAACCTTAATTGTAATGCTAAAAATAAAAGTATCATTCCTATAACACTACCTGGTATAGGTAAATTAAGACCTTTTGAAATACTATCACCTAGTAAAGAAAAAAACAAAAAGTATATTAACTGTGAAAATATTTTCATACTACTCCCCTATCAAAACTTCATTAACTGCATTAATTAACTCATCAACTGTAAAAGGTTTACAAATACACGCCTTAGCTCCTGCTTCTATTCCCTCAGCTATATAAATTTGTAAAAACATCATAGAACTACATATTAAAATTTTAGCATTTTCATCATATTCAACTATTCTTTTTGTCGCTTCAAAACCATCAACTAATGGCATATTTATGTCCATAGTAACCAAAGTAGGTTTGTATTTTTTATACATATCAATGGCTTCCATACCATTTTTAGCTTCTATAATTTCAAAGTTATAATCTTCTAAAATATTTTTAATACTTTGTCTAAAATAACTACTATCATCAACTATTAATGCTTGTTTCATATTTTTCCCCTTTATTTATAAGATTTAAAATTACTTTTATTGTAATAAATCATACCATATTTAGTAATTCTTGTAAACCAAAAATAAAGCTTTAAAAATAATTTAATTTAATTTTTAAATTATATAAAAAAACAAAACATATTTTGAAATATCTATGTTTTGTCTTTTGCATAATGCACAAATTTATTAGTTTTATAAGTCAAATATTTCTATAATTTTTTTTGCTACTGAATCAGTATCGCTGTCTGCTAATACTTCTTTATGCGGCAGTAATTCTTTTAATTCTTGTAATGAATTATTCATTATATAACTATTATCAAAAAAGCTTAACATTTTAAAATCGTTAAGACCATCTCCAAAAGAAATTACTTCTTCATTCTTTATGCCATCACGTTCTAATAATAGTTTTGCAGCATTAGCCTTATTTGCAGATTTATCATATATTTCTAAACTATTTTTGCTTACGAAATCTATATTAGCATATTCTGAGATTTTTTCTCTTAAATATTCTCTAATTTCTAATAATTTTTCATATTTTCCAATAAAGTATATTTTATTATATTTTTTATTTTTAAATTCATCTGTTGTTATGATATATGGTTTATATGTTTTATCTTTTCTACGCTTAAAATAATATTCTAAATGTTCTTCTGAAACTACATACCAATTTTTACCAGAATAACCATTAAGAAATATTTCATTACCGTATTTTTTTAAATCAATATTAACTAATGTATCCCTTACAAAATCATCTAAATATGCTGAAAATAATTCATTAGATTCTTCATCTAATACTCTTGCTCCATTTGTTGTTATAAGTGGAACTTTTCTATTTATTTTCTCTGAAATTAGCTTAGCTCCTGTCTCAATTCTACCAGTTGCAATGTATAATTTATAACCTTTGTCTATAAATTTTTGCATAGTTTTTATTGTAAACTCACTTATCTCATGTTCTTTATTTAATAATGTGCCATCAAGGTCTGTTACAACGGCTTTATACATTTTCGCCTCCCTAATTAACCTTGTAATACCTTTCCTGCATCAGGCCCTGATTTTAGTGTGTCTATTCTTGCAATTTTCATAACAGTAACTGCTTTTGGAGCACCCATTTTACCTTCAGCCCATTTTACTGCTTCTTCATAATATTTACCGTCAGTATATATTTTTGCAGTTCCTACAAATCTATATCCCATTAATTCTGGTCTATCAACTACTATTACTACCATATAACCATTTTCTTGAATATTTTTCATAGTTCTACCAGCAGTATTTTCATTAAATACTATTGTTTCATCATCATATACTCTACATGATCTTTTAGGTCCTATATTTGGTGTCCCATCTAAATTTATAGTACCTATTATTGGTAATTCTTTACCTAACATTTCTTTCATTTCTTCTGTCAATTTAATCATTTTAAATTTCCTCCTTATTTTATTTTAATAACAGATGGCATATAATATCTCTCTACCATCACATCAGTATTTTCTTCAAGAAAATCTGCTATAATATCTATACTAGGACTTTCACTTTCATGATGTCCAAAATCTATTATGCACAAGCCTTCTTCTAATGCATCTAATGCCTCATGATGCTTTACATCAGCAGTTAACATTAAATCTACTTTTGAAATTACATCTGGTATAAAATCTGCTCCTGAACCAGTAACTATTGCTATTTTTTTTATATATTTAGAATTATAGTAATCATCAAAAATTAATTTTATATTCTCAACATTTAATGCATTTTTTACTGCAGTAACTATTTCATATATATCAGTTTGATGCTCCAATTCAATAA
Coding sequences within:
- a CDS encoding S49 family peptidase translates to MKILRLLGRFIKFNLKILYTMIFVFFIIIMFFSALLTSPEINIITNYDTVVFRMKNISDNKYKDNILFENKGTSFLDVILKLENIRQDDKIKNIVLDLDKIKVTDTQVDELLEVLEKYKISDKKILAYGTSINNTNYKLAVIADKIGMPDSVSTDFELKGYSYNKMYFKNLIETFGIEVEAIHTGDYK
- the mnmA gene encoding tRNA 2-thiouridine(34) synthase MnmA; protein product: MRKKVIVGMSGGIDSSVAALLLKNEGYEVVGVSIKHLSDELSNSKNKTCCSLDDINDAKIVSYNLGIPHYVINTEKEFMKEVIKEFLKEYKSGVTPNPCVICNEKVKIKTLIDMAKNLGFDYVATGHYARKSSNGYLIYTNNSKDQTYMLYRLSKDTLDMMLFPLADMPKENVRQIAKENGIITHDKKDSQGICFAPDGYEKYLVENLDLQEGNFVDENGNILGKHKGYALYTIGQRRGLDLKLPYPVFITKILVDKNEIILGKYEDLMEDEVEFENYIFHKNIDELIGKEMFARPRSSSKGLYGKLIIKNNNIYFKYNNKNAQNASGQHIVFYYNEELIGGGKIK
- a CDS encoding LrgB family protein, whose product is MNNVVMNPFFGILLTLFIFKLSTKIVKRTNISLINPLLLTIIIIILILKVLKIDYNSYSMGGDILTSLIGPATVALAIPLYKNFHLLKKHYISILTGIIVGNSLNIVLIILFTKLFDYDKKIIISFLPKSITTAIAVGVSESLNGIIPITVVLVIITGISGSVIAPTLFKIFKIEDDIAMGVSLGASSHAIGTSRAIEISHTAGAMGGLSIVLTGIVVIIIAPLALLFI
- a CDS encoding CidA/LrgA family protein, with the translated sequence MKIFSQLIYFLFFSLLGDSISKGLNLPIPGSVIGMILLFLALQLRFIKLEKIELVGNFFINNLPILFVAAGVGIMTKFELIKPIWLTFFTIAILTTSISIVVIAKIVKFVKDKFEGDINE
- a CDS encoding response regulator, yielding MKQALIVDDSSYFRQSIKNILEDYNFEIIEAKNGMEAIDMYKKYKPTLVTMDINMPLVDGFEATKRIVEYDENAKILICSSMMFLQIYIAEGIEAGAKACICKPFTVDELINAVNEVLIGE
- a CDS encoding Cof-type HAD-IIB family hydrolase: MYKAVVTDLDGTLLNKEHEISEFTIKTMQKFIDKGYKLYIATGRIETGAKLISEKINRKVPLITTNGARVLDEESNELFSAYLDDFVRDTLVNIDLKKYGNEIFLNGYSGKNWYVVSEEHLEYYFKRRKDKTYKPYIITTDEFKNKKYNKIYFIGKYEKLLEIREYLREKISEYANIDFVSKNSLEIYDKSANKANAAKLLLERDGIKNEEVISFGDGLNDFKMLSFFDNSYIMNNSLQELKELLPHKEVLADSDTDSVAKKIIEIFDL
- a CDS encoding pyridoxamine 5'-phosphate oxidase family protein; this translates as MIKLTEEMKEMLGKELPIIGTINLDGTPNIGPKRSCRVYDDETIVFNENTAGRTMKNIQENGYMVVIVVDRPELMGYRFVGTAKIYTDGKYYEEAVKWAEGKMGAPKAVTVMKIARIDTLKSGPDAGKVLQG